A window of the Synechococcus sp. JA-3-3Ab genome harbors these coding sequences:
- a CDS encoding ArnT family glycosyltransferase: MAKLLGRLKGSLGLLAGLWLWAGQGIPYLFDWDELIYASLARQMLASGDPLALQINGEPFFEKPPLFFWLQALAMAALGVNEGAARLPNAWVGGITVALLVAWGGRLRGAGFGCLWGILLLTGYLPLFFYKTGLIDPLLNLGMGVGLGSLWAAEEARRAGRSGQGWRALGALALGLAVLAKGPVGLVLPLAIWILYKLWQRDPPMGWGEMVIFLGLAAAVPLAWLVLEVTARGLQWLAAFWHYQWGLVSTPSGHPGPVYLHLLAFAWGCFPWGALALAGILERIPRSIDSAAADLTQRAERLLLVAFGVVLALFSLLVQTKLIHYTSLLYPIGAYFAALRLQGLVAEKRGPSFGETAWILLSGLGWLALWLLLPWLGSQDPALRAQVGAALGIPDSLTGRLALGYLQAEVEWPFFTYGPALLLVLGGLAWIRARQSVRGWAILLLATGLSAQLAWSCIFPRVLQHTQGGSVYFFRQFAGPEPALSGRVGLYGLRSFVPYFYGPLRVPYAAKLEELAAWQAQGQVPDYLVTWDPFVAELTEPGIPAAAWQAVERRSPFWLLKKT, translated from the coding sequence ATGGCTAAGCTTCTGGGCCGCCTCAAGGGATCCCTGGGGCTTTTGGCCGGCCTATGGCTGTGGGCGGGCCAGGGGATCCCTTACCTGTTTGACTGGGACGAGCTCATTTACGCCAGCTTGGCGCGGCAGATGCTGGCCAGCGGCGATCCCCTGGCTTTGCAAATTAACGGCGAGCCTTTTTTCGAAAAGCCCCCCCTCTTTTTTTGGCTGCAGGCCCTGGCGATGGCGGCCCTGGGGGTCAACGAAGGGGCGGCGCGGCTGCCCAATGCCTGGGTTGGCGGGATCACCGTAGCCCTTTTGGTGGCGTGGGGAGGGCGGCTGCGCGGGGCGGGGTTTGGCTGCCTCTGGGGGATCCTGCTCCTGACGGGCTACCTGCCCCTGTTTTTCTACAAAACCGGCCTCATCGACCCGCTGCTGAATTTGGGTATGGGCGTGGGGCTGGGATCCCTTTGGGCTGCTGAGGAGGCGCGTCGGGCCGGGCGCTCCGGTCAGGGGTGGAGAGCTCTGGGCGCGCTGGCTTTGGGCCTGGCGGTGTTGGCCAAGGGGCCGGTGGGGCTGGTGTTGCCGCTAGCCATCTGGATCCTCTACAAGCTCTGGCAGCGGGATCCGCCAATGGGGTGGGGGGAGATGGTGATCTTTTTGGGCCTGGCGGCGGCTGTTCCCCTGGCCTGGCTGGTGCTGGAAGTGACAGCGCGGGGGCTGCAGTGGCTGGCGGCGTTTTGGCACTACCAGTGGGGTCTGGTGAGTACCCCCAGCGGCCATCCGGGCCCGGTCTACCTGCATCTTTTGGCCTTTGCCTGGGGGTGCTTTCCCTGGGGGGCTTTGGCCCTGGCCGGGATCCTGGAGAGGATCCCCAGGAGTATTGACTCGGCGGCTGCGGATTTAACTCAGCGGGCAGAACGCCTGCTCTTGGTGGCCTTTGGGGTGGTGCTGGCCCTGTTTTCGCTCCTGGTGCAAACCAAGTTGATCCACTACACCTCGCTGCTTTACCCCATCGGCGCCTACTTTGCCGCCCTGCGCCTGCAAGGCCTGGTTGCCGAGAAAAGGGGGCCCAGCTTTGGGGAAACTGCCTGGATCCTGCTCAGCGGCCTGGGTTGGCTGGCCCTGTGGCTGCTATTGCCGTGGCTGGGATCCCAGGATCCGGCTTTGCGGGCCCAAGTGGGGGCCGCCTTGGGGATCCCCGACAGCCTAACCGGCCGTTTGGCCCTGGGATACCTACAGGCCGAGGTGGAATGGCCCTTCTTCACCTATGGCCCTGCTTTGCTCCTGGTGCTGGGGGGACTGGCCTGGATCAGGGCGCGGCAGAGCGTTCGGGGATGGGCCATCTTGCTCTTGGCCACTGGACTCAGCGCCCAGTTGGCCTGGAGCTGCATCTTCCCAAGGGTGTTGCAGCATACCCAGGGGGGATCCGTCTACTTTTTCCGCCAGTTTGCCGGCCCAGAACCGGCTCTTTCGGGAAGGGTTGGCCTCTACGGGCTCCGCTCGTTTGTACCCTATTTTTATGGTCCGCTGCGGGTGCCCTATGCCGCCAAGCTGGAGGAGCTGGCTGCCTGGCAAGCCCAAGGCCAGGTGCCCGACTATCTGGTGACCTGGGATCCCTTTGTAGCTGAGCTAACGGAGCCAGGGATCCCAGCGGCAGCTTGGCAGGCCGTGGAGCGCCGCAGCCCCTTTTGGCTGTTGAAGAAAACCTAG
- a CDS encoding CIA30 family protein: protein MPWDLGRFWNTLTYYEALPFADLWRWVQNGFQAAAVDFMPPSLATSAPLPVIFLGDGLPVGLAEALQQQGAEVQERGDEVTARVILGLENREEAKAHLERLRRSGQTEQMLFDFRRPDPQVNQFWGILDDVVMGGVSQSQLLWGEGELLFTGQVSTANFGGFVSTRTRNWQPPLDVSGFAGLELRLRGDGQRYKVLLRDQGGWDSPAYGYAFDTTPGEEQTVQVPFAEMVPTFRARRVAAPPLNTRQIYSLQLMLSKFEADGSPNPRFRPGPFQLGLRWIGLYRRDPLPQLMGVARGSLTPDWVAALRESSSRWCGVEIPAEIEGSALAAQLLRLLHSPESVGRVVPLEAVHG from the coding sequence ATGCCTTGGGACCTGGGGCGGTTTTGGAACACGCTGACCTACTACGAAGCGCTGCCCTTTGCCGACCTATGGCGCTGGGTTCAGAATGGGTTCCAAGCAGCAGCGGTTGACTTCATGCCTCCTTCCCTGGCGACTTCAGCTCCTCTTCCCGTGATCTTCTTGGGCGATGGCCTACCAGTGGGGCTGGCGGAGGCGCTGCAACAGCAGGGGGCGGAAGTCCAGGAGAGAGGGGATGAGGTGACAGCCAGGGTCATCCTGGGTCTGGAGAACCGGGAGGAAGCTAAGGCCCACCTGGAGCGGCTGCGCCGCAGCGGCCAGACGGAACAGATGCTCTTTGACTTTCGCCGGCCTGACCCCCAGGTGAACCAGTTCTGGGGCATCCTAGACGATGTGGTGATGGGCGGGGTGAGCCAAAGCCAACTGCTCTGGGGCGAGGGCGAGCTGCTGTTTACGGGGCAGGTTTCCACGGCCAACTTCGGCGGCTTTGTTTCCACGCGCACCCGCAACTGGCAGCCTCCCTTGGATGTGTCGGGGTTTGCCGGCCTGGAGCTGCGGCTGCGGGGGGATGGGCAGCGCTACAAGGTTCTGCTGCGGGATCAAGGGGGTTGGGACAGCCCGGCCTACGGCTATGCCTTCGACACCACCCCAGGGGAAGAGCAGACCGTCCAGGTGCCTTTTGCCGAGATGGTGCCTACCTTTCGCGCCCGCCGGGTTGCTGCTCCCCCTTTGAATACCCGCCAGATCTATTCCCTGCAACTGATGCTGAGCAAGTTTGAGGCGGACGGCAGCCCCAACCCCCGCTTTCGGCCTGGGCCCTTCCAACTGGGCCTGCGCTGGATCGGGCTCTACCGCCGCGATCCGCTGCCGCAACTGATGGGGGTGGCGCGGGGATCCCTAACTCCCGATTGGGTGGCGGCCTTGCGGGAGAGCTCCAGCCGCTGGTGTGGGGTGGAGATTCCTGCAGAGATCGAGGGATCCGCTCTGGCAGCCCAGTTGCTGCGGCTATTGCACTCGCCCGAGAGTGTGGGCCGGGTGGTGCCTCTAGAAGCTGTCCATGGCTAA
- the fmt gene encoding methionyl-tRNA formyltransferase — MRVVFFGTPEFALPSLQILLQPQSPFEVVGLVCQPDRPQGRGQKVLPPPTKILAQAHGIPVWQPGRLRRDPEVLAALEALAADVFVVVAYGQILPPAVLQMPKLGCINVHASLLPAYRGAAPIQWAIANGETETGVTTMLMDEGMDTGAILLQAKLPIEPEQTGLELASQLAQRGAELLVETLVKLEKGELTPIPQDDSRATYAPLLKKQDFQLDWQRPAQALHNQIRAFSPDCFTGLQGQRIKIVRSAAPQLHPPPAELPPGSPGEVVGLARGEGVYVATGEGSLLIRRAQLPGRKEQSACDLVNGGQLRVGMRFEVLPDP, encoded by the coding sequence ATGCGGGTTGTTTTCTTTGGCACGCCGGAGTTTGCTCTGCCCTCACTGCAGATCTTGTTGCAGCCGCAGTCTCCCTTTGAAGTGGTGGGATTGGTCTGCCAGCCGGATCGGCCGCAGGGGCGAGGACAGAAGGTGCTCCCCCCGCCCACCAAGATCCTCGCCCAAGCCCACGGGATCCCGGTGTGGCAGCCTGGCCGGCTGCGGCGGGATCCAGAGGTGCTGGCGGCGCTAGAGGCGCTGGCTGCCGATGTGTTTGTGGTGGTGGCCTACGGCCAGATCTTGCCGCCGGCGGTGCTGCAGATGCCCAAGCTGGGCTGCATCAATGTCCACGCTTCCCTCCTGCCGGCCTATCGCGGCGCCGCCCCCATCCAGTGGGCCATTGCCAACGGCGAGACCGAGACCGGCGTCACCACCATGCTCATGGACGAAGGCATGGATACGGGGGCCATCTTGCTGCAGGCCAAGCTGCCCATCGAGCCGGAGCAGACCGGCTTGGAGCTGGCCTCCCAACTGGCCCAACGGGGGGCAGAGCTGCTGGTGGAAACCCTGGTGAAACTGGAAAAAGGAGAGCTGACCCCCATTCCCCAGGATGACTCGCGGGCAACCTATGCCCCCCTGCTTAAAAAACAGGACTTCCAGCTCGACTGGCAGCGCCCGGCCCAGGCCTTGCACAACCAAATCCGCGCCTTTTCCCCGGACTGTTTTACCGGCTTGCAGGGGCAGCGGATTAAGATTGTCCGCTCCGCCGCTCCCCAGTTGCACCCGCCACCTGCCGAGCTTCCCCCGGGCAGCCCCGGAGAAGTGGTGGGACTGGCCAGGGGAGAAGGGGTGTATGTGGCCACAGGGGAGGGATCCCTCCTCATCCGGCGGGCCCAACTGCCCGGCAGGAAGGAACAGTCGGCCTGTGATCTGGTCAACGGCGGCCAACTCAGGGTGGGCATGCGCTTTGAGGTGCTGCCGGATCCCTAG
- a CDS encoding 4Fe-4S dicluster domain-containing protein, with product MSDAIRYDLLLVGGSSSNLILAHRLLDLAKLSGLKLSIALLEKARQFGGHIISGAICNPQVIARLFPDFESQGFPHEGRVEVSHLSILGSQERWDLPEAVIPKGLRKQGQLILTLSHVIRWLAETLQEKAKGIPNVTLDVFPGFAAHEILYEGERVIGVRVSDSGQVYEDCVFAELTCFGDKGFISKDLIERFHLRPRPQLWSVGVKELWQIPGSLQGQVWHTLGYPVLDGSFSGGFVYGLKDNRLALGLIIGLDSKNPNLNPQQRLQEFKAHPWIQSLIAGGKLLKYGAAVIPEGGYYSLPSRFGVEGALLLGDALGVLDVGSLAGINNAMETGYLAAGLIHDGFLKGDLRIQEAYQKAVMESSVGQDLYRSRYFREAFLENSRLLEAYLPQICRSVDAGHPWLGSLRWGLQDPVRRGRELLRAYTLLTGRVSASEPPPRGYVAPHAAIQADFVAPSVVDPETLTTRAGYFSRSDAVFFADPRYPEGNRHILEFSAEICRQCIATYDKLNRPTPCVADCTAEVHHIREQNGIRSHAMALENCIQCRTCEIVCPHLNLRVNPSYEGSGPDFYGL from the coding sequence ATGAGTGACGCCATCCGCTACGACCTGCTTTTGGTGGGGGGGAGCTCCTCCAACCTGATCCTGGCCCATCGCCTTTTGGATCTGGCCAAGCTCTCGGGGCTCAAGCTCTCCATCGCCCTTTTGGAAAAAGCCCGGCAATTCGGCGGGCACATCATCAGTGGTGCCATCTGCAATCCCCAGGTAATCGCCAGGCTTTTCCCGGATTTTGAGAGCCAAGGATTTCCCCACGAGGGGCGGGTGGAGGTGAGCCACCTGAGCATATTGGGATCCCAGGAACGGTGGGACTTGCCAGAGGCAGTGATCCCAAAGGGGTTGCGCAAACAGGGGCAGCTCATCCTCACCCTCAGCCATGTCATTCGCTGGCTAGCCGAAACCCTACAAGAAAAGGCTAAAGGGATCCCCAACGTCACCCTGGACGTATTCCCTGGCTTTGCCGCCCATGAGATCCTCTATGAGGGGGAGCGAGTCATTGGGGTGCGGGTGAGCGACTCCGGCCAGGTTTATGAAGACTGTGTCTTTGCCGAGCTCACTTGTTTTGGCGACAAGGGGTTTATCTCTAAGGACCTGATCGAAAGATTTCACCTGCGCCCCCGCCCGCAACTGTGGTCAGTGGGGGTCAAGGAGCTGTGGCAGATTCCTGGCTCACTGCAGGGGCAGGTGTGGCATACCCTGGGCTACCCGGTTTTGGATGGCAGCTTCAGCGGCGGCTTTGTCTACGGCCTCAAAGATAACCGCCTGGCCCTGGGCTTGATCATCGGCCTCGACAGCAAAAACCCCAACCTCAACCCGCAGCAGCGCCTGCAGGAGTTCAAGGCCCACCCCTGGATCCAGTCCCTCATTGCCGGCGGCAAGTTGCTCAAATATGGGGCTGCCGTCATTCCTGAGGGGGGCTACTACAGCTTGCCCAGCCGCTTTGGCGTCGAAGGGGCTTTGCTTTTGGGCGATGCCCTGGGGGTGCTGGATGTGGGCAGCCTGGCCGGGATCAACAACGCCATGGAGACCGGCTACCTAGCAGCGGGCCTCATTCACGACGGCTTCTTGAAAGGAGATCTGCGGATCCAAGAGGCCTACCAAAAGGCGGTGATGGAGAGCTCCGTTGGCCAAGATCTCTACCGTAGCCGCTACTTCCGGGAGGCCTTTTTGGAAAACTCCCGTCTGCTGGAAGCGTACCTGCCCCAGATCTGCCGCAGCGTGGATGCCGGCCACCCTTGGCTGGGATCCCTGCGCTGGGGCCTCCAGGATCCCGTGCGTCGCGGCAGGGAACTCCTGCGTGCCTATACCCTGCTGACGGGACGGGTCAGCGCCAGCGAGCCACCCCCACGGGGATATGTGGCCCCCCATGCCGCCATCCAGGCGGACTTTGTGGCCCCCAGCGTTGTGGATCCCGAAACATTGACCACGCGAGCGGGCTATTTCTCGCGATCCGATGCCGTCTTTTTTGCGGATCCCCGCTACCCCGAAGGCAACCGGCACATCCTCGAGTTCAGCGCCGAGATCTGCCGCCAGTGCATTGCCACCTACGACAAGCTCAACCGCCCCACCCCCTGCGTGGCCGATTGCACCGCGGAAGTCCACCACATCCGCGAGCAAAACGGCATCCGCTCCCACGCCATGGCTTTGGAAAACTGCATCCAGTGCCGCACCTGCGAGATCGTCTGCCCCCACTTAAACCTGCGGGTTAACCCCAGCTACGAGGGATCCGGCCCCGACTTTTATGGGCTCTAG
- the radC gene encoding RadC family protein — translation MGQYVLRISDLPLQDRPRERLLSQGAKSLSHAELLAILLNTGQGPGKLSAVGLAQLLLKTLEAQGDPLAQLRQVEAGELLQIEGIGPAKAATVLAAIELGRRIFLARPPERTVIESPEQAAMALSGDLMWEPQEHFAVLHLDIKHRLIGQQIVTRGTATETLTHPRETFRSAIRQGASRILVAHNHPSGSLDPSPEDLALTRQLLQAGQLLQIPVLDHLILGGGQFLSLRQHTRLWEEFPQPE, via the coding sequence ATGGGCCAGTACGTGTTGCGGATCAGCGACCTTCCCCTTCAGGATCGCCCGCGCGAGCGGCTGCTCAGCCAAGGGGCCAAAAGCCTCTCCCACGCCGAGCTGCTGGCCATTTTGCTCAATACCGGCCAGGGGCCGGGCAAGCTCTCGGCTGTGGGCCTGGCCCAGTTGCTCTTGAAAACATTGGAAGCCCAAGGGGATCCCCTGGCCCAACTGCGCCAGGTGGAAGCCGGAGAGCTGCTGCAAATTGAGGGCATTGGCCCAGCCAAAGCAGCAACAGTGTTGGCCGCCATCGAGCTGGGGCGGCGGATCTTTTTGGCCCGACCCCCCGAGCGGACGGTGATTGAATCGCCGGAACAGGCGGCCATGGCCCTAAGCGGCGACCTGATGTGGGAGCCCCAGGAGCATTTTGCCGTCCTGCACCTGGACATCAAACACCGCCTCATCGGCCAGCAGATCGTAACCCGGGGAACCGCCACGGAAACCCTCACCCACCCGCGGGAAACCTTCCGCAGCGCCATTAGGCAAGGGGCCAGCCGCATCCTGGTGGCCCACAACCACCCCTCCGGCAGCTTGGATCCCAGCCCGGAAGATCTTGCTCTCACCCGGCAACTCTTGCAGGCGGGGCAACTGCTGCAGATCCCGGTTTTGGATCACCTCATCCTCGGCGGCGGGCAGTTCCTCAGCCTGCGCCAACACACCCGCCTGTGGGAGGAATTTCCCCAGCCCGAGTAG
- a CDS encoding DUF2079 domain-containing protein, with protein sequence MRHHLFQSGGYDLGIFDQAVYLISRGEVPFSTIRGIHILGDHAAFILYPLSLLYRIVPSVYWLFGIQALALTLGALAVYHLALQAEIDSGRARTIAAAYLLYPAIFNANLFDFHPEVLAVPLFLAAILCVRSGKLWGFLLCLGGILGCKAALSLNVAALGVWLLIWESRRIDKRWQRRCQVAGWLAIAAGSAWFGVATFWIIPHFSGSEPAAVSHYSYLGSCVPEIIQNLVLKPTLVLGKVFSLDTLFYGFLLVIPVAWGLSWRHWDPWIPALPTLGLNILSSNPAYRDLVHQYALPVVPFLFLAVIENGKTTNPPASSAKVNKTALIWSLLAFLALAKYTFFGSLYLQSLDTWQATREALAQIATSGGVLTTHEISPHLTHRRVIYFTDESRFKGSPPDQWDPFDYVLLNSRHPGWRSSPEFSQTLIAALQNETSFRLLYHRDGVYLFSRLRERS encoded by the coding sequence GTGCGGCACCACTTGTTTCAGTCGGGAGGGTATGATCTCGGTATTTTCGACCAAGCTGTTTATTTAATCAGCCGTGGCGAGGTTCCTTTTTCTACTATTCGCGGGATCCACATTCTTGGGGATCACGCAGCTTTTATCTTGTATCCTCTCAGTCTCTTGTATCGCATTGTTCCCTCTGTATATTGGCTGTTTGGCATCCAAGCTCTGGCACTAACGCTGGGAGCGCTGGCCGTTTACCATCTGGCGCTCCAGGCCGAGATTGATTCTGGCAGGGCGAGAACAATTGCCGCCGCCTATCTTCTCTACCCAGCCATCTTCAACGCCAACCTTTTTGATTTTCATCCAGAAGTGTTGGCCGTTCCCCTTTTTTTGGCCGCTATACTCTGTGTTCGCTCTGGCAAGCTGTGGGGGTTTTTGCTGTGCCTAGGCGGCATCCTCGGCTGTAAGGCGGCATTGTCTCTCAATGTCGCTGCCCTGGGAGTTTGGCTTTTGATCTGGGAAAGCCGGCGGATTGACAAGCGCTGGCAACGGCGCTGCCAAGTGGCCGGCTGGCTTGCCATAGCGGCAGGGTCGGCTTGGTTTGGCGTGGCTACTTTTTGGATTATTCCTCACTTCAGTGGCAGCGAGCCGGCAGCCGTTTCTCACTATAGCTATTTGGGCAGTTGTGTTCCTGAAATTATCCAAAACTTGGTTCTCAAGCCAACATTAGTCCTGGGCAAGGTCTTCTCTCTCGACACCCTATTCTATGGATTTTTGTTAGTCATCCCTGTGGCTTGGGGCCTCTCTTGGCGCCACTGGGATCCCTGGATCCCTGCCCTGCCAACTTTGGGGCTGAATATCCTTTCTAGCAATCCTGCTTATCGGGACCTGGTGCACCAGTACGCGCTGCCTGTTGTTCCTTTTCTATTTCTAGCTGTTATCGAAAACGGGAAGACGACCAACCCTCCCGCCTCTTCTGCGAAAGTAAACAAAACAGCCCTGATCTGGTCTTTGCTGGCTTTTTTGGCTTTGGCCAAGTATACCTTTTTCGGCTCCCTCTATCTCCAGTCTCTCGACACTTGGCAGGCCACTCGTGAGGCCCTTGCCCAGATCGCCACCTCAGGGGGCGTTCTCACCACCCATGAGATCAGCCCCCACCTCACCCATCGGCGGGTTATTTACTTTACCGACGAGAGCCGCTTTAAGGGATCCCCTCCCGACCAATGGGATCCCTTTGATTATGTCTTGCTCAACAGCCGCCATCCGGGGTGGCGCAGCAGCCCAGAGTTCTCCCAGACCCTGATTGCCGCTTTACAAAACGAAACCTCATTTCGACTTCTCTACCATCGCGATGGGGTGTATCTGTTCTCCAGGCTACGAGAAAGATCCTGA
- the mgtE gene encoding magnesium transporter, with amino-acid sequence MNSAPLIPPAPSPELSREQSCELLRGQLSLALKENNLEQAKSLLLPVQPVDIAEVIGELPEAQQALAFRLLPKDLAIRVYEHLDIELQQTLLREFRSQEIQDILDKMSPDDRARLFDELPAKVVAELLPQLSPEEREATALLLGYAPNTAGRIMTPEYISLRENLTAAEALERVRLLARETETIYYLYVTDQERHLTGTLSLRELVMADPAQRLEEVMNREVVFVSTHTDQEEVARVIQRYDLLAVPVVDAERRLVGIVTVDDVLDILEQEATEDIYSLGGLQSGEEDYFDLSFWQAARKRVVWLLILLFTNTFTSTIIAGQEEVLSQVIALAAFIPLLVDSGGNVGSQSSTVVIRGLSTATVRLKDGFGVLAREAAVGAMLGIMLSLITIGWAYALQRDLLVAISVGLSLFGISVLSSVSGAGLPFLFRSFGFDPALMATSFITTIVDVLGVLIYFSVARLILGI; translated from the coding sequence TTGAATTCCGCCCCGCTGATCCCACCCGCCCCCAGTCCTGAGTTGAGCCGCGAGCAATCTTGTGAGCTCTTGCGCGGCCAGCTCAGCTTGGCCTTAAAGGAAAACAACTTGGAACAGGCCAAATCTCTCCTGCTGCCGGTGCAGCCGGTGGACATTGCCGAGGTCATTGGGGAGTTGCCGGAGGCGCAGCAGGCTCTGGCCTTTCGCTTGCTGCCCAAGGATCTGGCTATCCGCGTTTACGAACACCTGGACATAGAGCTGCAACAGACGCTGCTGCGCGAGTTCAGAAGCCAAGAGATCCAGGACATCCTGGACAAGATGTCGCCGGACGACCGGGCCCGCCTCTTCGACGAACTGCCGGCCAAGGTGGTTGCCGAACTGCTGCCGCAGCTCAGCCCCGAAGAGCGGGAAGCCACAGCCTTGCTGCTGGGCTATGCCCCCAACACCGCGGGGCGGATCATGACTCCGGAATACATTTCCCTGCGAGAGAACCTGACCGCAGCCGAGGCGCTGGAGCGGGTGCGCCTCTTGGCCCGCGAAACCGAGACCATCTACTACCTCTACGTCACCGACCAAGAGCGACACCTGACGGGAACCCTGTCCTTGCGGGAGTTGGTGATGGCCGACCCGGCCCAGCGGCTGGAGGAGGTGATGAACCGGGAGGTGGTGTTTGTCAGCACCCACACCGACCAAGAAGAAGTGGCGCGGGTCATCCAGCGGTACGACCTGTTGGCGGTGCCGGTGGTGGATGCCGAGCGGCGACTGGTGGGGATCGTTACGGTAGATGATGTACTGGACATCCTGGAGCAAGAGGCCACCGAAGACATCTACTCCTTGGGGGGGTTGCAGTCTGGAGAAGAGGACTATTTCGACCTCAGCTTTTGGCAGGCGGCCCGCAAGCGGGTGGTGTGGCTGCTGATTTTGCTGTTTACCAACACCTTTACCAGCACGATTATTGCCGGTCAGGAAGAAGTCTTAAGCCAGGTGATTGCCCTGGCGGCTTTTATCCCCCTGTTGGTGGATAGCGGCGGCAACGTCGGCTCCCAGTCTTCGACGGTGGTGATTCGCGGCCTGAGCACGGCGACGGTGCGCCTCAAGGACGGGTTTGGGGTGCTGGCCCGGGAAGCGGCGGTGGGAGCCATGCTGGGGATCATGCTCAGCTTGATCACCATCGGCTGGGCCTATGCCCTGCAGCGGGATCTCTTGGTGGCGATCAGCGTCGGGCTGAGCCTATTTGGGATTTCTGTTCTCTCTTCGGTGTCGGGGGCGGGGCTGCCCTTTTTGTTCCGCTCCTTCGGCTTCGATCCCGCTTTGATGGCTACCTCCTTCATCACCACGATTGTGGATGTGCTAGGGGTGTTGATCTACTTCTCCGTTGCCCGCTTAATCCTGGGAATCTAG